One genomic window of Polyangium aurulentum includes the following:
- a CDS encoding cytochrome P450 yields MKTPREFVPDDLGTPATIADPYPVYRALRDRSPVRYLRIPGGAISGIADPIHAYALLRHSDTVAALRDPGTFSSDVMSVFPIVPRLTLLHDDPPRHTHLRRIVNRAFSPRRVADLEPWIGRVAASLFDELGEGEVDLVRGYAVPLPVQVIAHLLGVPPEEYAQFRRWSEAVTSYRSMLAEERQANARDMAAYMAKMLAARRERPANDLLTALVEAEVEGARLETPEAVGFCMLLLVAGNDTTSNLLGNMMHILAERPDLYRRAREDRSLVDPIIGETLRYESPVQRLVRVTTRPVSLSGVEIPQGSVVDVMYGAANRDPEVFDDPETFRLDRPLSASVAFGHGAHYCLGTPLAWAEARITLNMLLDRYEALSLGTSPPVRQQRGMMPFGFDALPLSLRKARG; encoded by the coding sequence ATGAAGACCCCCCGCGAATTCGTTCCCGATGATCTCGGCACCCCGGCGACGATCGCCGACCCTTACCCCGTCTACCGCGCGCTGCGCGATCGCTCGCCGGTCCGCTACTTGCGCATCCCGGGGGGCGCAATCTCCGGCATTGCGGATCCCATCCATGCCTACGCGCTCCTGCGTCATTCCGACACCGTGGCCGCGCTCAGGGATCCGGGGACGTTTTCCTCCGACGTGATGTCCGTCTTTCCCATCGTGCCGCGCCTGACGCTCCTGCACGACGATCCGCCGCGCCACACTCACCTGCGGAGGATCGTCAACAGGGCCTTCTCCCCGCGGCGTGTGGCCGATCTCGAGCCGTGGATCGGGCGCGTCGCGGCCTCGCTCTTCGACGAGCTCGGCGAGGGCGAGGTCGATCTCGTGCGCGGGTATGCGGTGCCCTTGCCGGTGCAGGTCATTGCCCATCTGCTCGGCGTCCCGCCGGAGGAATACGCGCAATTTCGCCGGTGGTCGGAGGCGGTCACGTCTTATCGCAGCATGCTGGCCGAGGAGCGCCAGGCGAACGCACGGGACATGGCCGCCTACATGGCGAAAATGCTCGCGGCGCGCCGGGAGAGGCCCGCGAACGACCTGCTCACGGCGCTCGTCGAGGCCGAGGTCGAGGGCGCGCGCCTCGAGACCCCCGAGGCGGTGGGCTTTTGCATGCTCCTGCTCGTCGCCGGCAATGACACCACGTCGAACCTGCTCGGCAACATGATGCACATCCTCGCAGAGCGGCCGGACCTCTATCGCCGCGCGCGCGAGGACCGCAGCCTGGTCGACCCGATCATCGGCGAGACGCTGCGCTACGAGAGCCCCGTCCAGAGGCTCGTCCGGGTCACCACGCGGCCGGTCTCGCTCTCCGGCGTGGAGATCCCGCAGGGGAGCGTGGTCGATGTGATGTACGGCGCCGCCAACCGCGATCCCGAGGTCTTCGACGATCCAGAGACGTTCCGGCTCGACCGGCCGCTCTCCGCGAGCGTGGCGTTCGGCCATGGCGCGCATTACTGCCTCGGCACCCCGCTCGCGTGGGCCGAGGCGCGGATCACGCTGAACATGCTCCTCGATCGCTACGAGGCCCTCTCACTCGGCACCTCGCCGCCCGTGCGTCAGCAGCGCGGAATGATGCCGTTCGGATTCGATGCCCTGCCCCTGTCGCTGCGCAAGGCGCGGGGTTAG